A section of the Humulus lupulus chromosome 2, drHumLupu1.1, whole genome shotgun sequence genome encodes:
- the LOC133814322 gene encoding uncharacterized protein LOC133814322 — translation MDMDLVGYQFTWESGRGFERWVEVRIDRALVSQQWAYYFTNAKLSNLELSPSDHCPSMLELIHKVHGPRMRKFKFENAWLREPLCKQVVKDNWEICCNIVIQSKIRHCGEILLQWGFEYTGNFRLLIQDCKRHIRSLKQGRDLNSIKSYEEEQKKLFEILAQREVFWR, via the coding sequence ATGGATATGGACTTGGTAGGATATCAATTCACTTGGGAATCAGGAAGAGGTTTTGAGAGGTGGGTGGAGGTGAGAATCGATAGAGCCTTGGTATCGCAGCAATGGGCATATTATTTTACAAATGCAAAGCTAAGTAATCTTGAACTTTCTCCTTCTGATCATTGTCCGTCGATGCTTGAATTAATTCATAAGGTTCATGGCCCAAGGATGAGGAAGTTTAAATTTGAAAATGCTTGGTTAAGAGAACCATTGTGTAAACAAGTGGTAAAAGATAATTGGGAAATTTGTTGTAACATAGTCATTCAAAGTAAGATTCGACACTGTGGAGAGATTTTGTTGCAGTGGGGCTTTGAGTATACTGGTAATTTTAGGCTCCTGATTCAGGACTGTAAGAGGCATATAAGAAGTTTGAAACAAGGCAGGGATCTGAACTCTATTAAGAGCTatgaagaagaacaaaagaagttGTTTGAGATTTTAGCACAAAGGGAAGTATTTTGGAGGTAG
- the LOC133817882 gene encoding nuclear transport factor 2-like isoform X1 has protein sequence MDMALQTASPPTAPSAQVVGNAFVEQYYHILHHSPELVFRFYQDSSVIGRPDSNGIMTSVTTMQGINEKILSLDYKEYKAEIKTADAQKSYKDGVTVLVTGCLTGKDNLKRKFSQSFFLAPQDSGYFVLNDVFRYIDDGDLLENPSVNKVDDVKVPLNPDPEPTHVPARPAPDPEIVHEEAADQNVDEKAYDASAHDRSVLEPPSRSHESDLPLEIESASTTAVDDAPKKSYASIVKVAKGSPRPTRVYVPSNAVKVPSIETGNQSLGLAVLDPVSQTSAPSSTSPQESSNGSEEVEGYSIYIRNLPLSVTDAELEIEFNKFGPIKQGGVQVRNNKQQGYCFGFVEFQSLSSMNSAIQASPITIGGRQAVVEIKRTTTRVGDNGRGGRFPPGRGGFRSDSFRSRGNYGGGRSFGRNEYASRGEFSGRGRSLGGHGGDGYHHGRGRSSRASGPKHNAAAGLA, from the exons ATGG ATATGGCCTTGCAGACAGCAAGTCCTCCTACGGCACCCAGTGCCCAAGTTGTAGGGAATGCTTTTGTTGAGCAATATTATCATATTCTTCACCACTCTCCTGAGTTGGTTTTCAGATTTTATCAGGATTCAAGTGTCATTGGCCGACCGGACTCCAACGGCATAATGACATCAGTGACTACCATGCAA GGTATCAATGAGAAGATCCTTTCCTTGGATTATAAGGAGTATAAGGCTGAGATAAAAACTGCTGATGCTCAAAAGTCTTATAAAGATGGGGTGACTGTATTAGTTACTGGATGCTTGACCGGCAAGGATAACTTGAAAAGGAAATTCTCACAATCGTTTTTCCTCGCCCCACAAGACAGCGGGTACTTTGTCTTGAATGATGTCTTTAGGTACATAGATGATGGAGACCTGTTGGAGAATCCTTCAGTTAATAAAGTTGATGATGTTAAGGTCCCATTAAACCCTGATCCTG AGCCAACTCATGTTCCTGCCCGTCCTGCACCAGATCCTGAAATTGTTCATGAGGAAGCAGCAGATCAAAATGTTGATGAGAAAGCTTATGACGCATCAGCCCATGACAGATCTGTTTTAGAACCCCCATCCCGTTCACATGAGAGTGATCTACCTTTGGAGATTGAATCAGCTTCTACAACAGCCGTAGATGATGCTCCAAAAAAGTCATATGCATCCATT GTCAAAGTAGCAAAAGGGAGTCCCAGACCGACTAGAGTTTATGTGCCAAGTAATGCAGTAAAAGTACCTTCTATTGAAACAGGAAATCAATCTCTTGGGTTGGCAGTCCTGGACCCAGTGTCTCAAACATCAGCCCCTAGTAGCACCAGTCCTCAAGAGAGTAGCAATGGCAGTGAAGAAG TTGAGGGTTACTCTATTTACATTAGAAATCTGCCCTTATCTGTTACGGATGCTGAGCTTGAGATAGAATTCAATAAATTTGGACCAATAAAGCAAGGAGGCGTACAAGTCAGAAATAACAAG CAACAAGGATACTGCTTTGGCTTTGTTGAATTTCAGTCTTTAAGTTCCATGAATAGTGCAATTCAG GCTTCACCAATCACTATTGGGGGACGACAGGCTGTTGTTGAAATAAAAAGAACTACTACTCGAG TTGGTGATAATGGAAGAGGAGGCAGGTTCCCTCCAGGAAGGGGTGGATTCCGGAGTGATAGCTTTAGAAGTCGTGGAAATTATGGTGGCGGTAGGAGCTTTGGTAGAAATGAGTATGCTAGCAGGGGTGAATTCTCTGGTCGAGGTAGGAGTTTGGGTGGGCATGGAGGAGATGGTTATCATCATGGCAGGGGAAGAAGCAGCCGTGCAAGTGGACCGAAACACAATGCTGCTGCAGGCTtagcgtga
- the LOC133817882 gene encoding nuclear transport factor 2-like isoform X2, whose amino-acid sequence MALQTASPPTAPSAQVVGNAFVEQYYHILHHSPELVFRFYQDSSVIGRPDSNGIMTSVTTMQGINEKILSLDYKEYKAEIKTADAQKSYKDGVTVLVTGCLTGKDNLKRKFSQSFFLAPQDSGYFVLNDVFRYIDDGDLLENPSVNKVDDVKVPLNPDPEPTHVPARPAPDPEIVHEEAADQNVDEKAYDASAHDRSVLEPPSRSHESDLPLEIESASTTAVDDAPKKSYASIVKVAKGSPRPTRVYVPSNAVKVPSIETGNQSLGLAVLDPVSQTSAPSSTSPQESSNGSEEVEGYSIYIRNLPLSVTDAELEIEFNKFGPIKQGGVQVRNNKQQGYCFGFVEFQSLSSMNSAIQASPITIGGRQAVVEIKRTTTRVGDNGRGGRFPPGRGGFRSDSFRSRGNYGGGRSFGRNEYASRGEFSGRGRSLGGHGGDGYHHGRGRSSRASGPKHNAAAGLA is encoded by the exons ATGGCCTTGCAGACAGCAAGTCCTCCTACGGCACCCAGTGCCCAAGTTGTAGGGAATGCTTTTGTTGAGCAATATTATCATATTCTTCACCACTCTCCTGAGTTGGTTTTCAGATTTTATCAGGATTCAAGTGTCATTGGCCGACCGGACTCCAACGGCATAATGACATCAGTGACTACCATGCAA GGTATCAATGAGAAGATCCTTTCCTTGGATTATAAGGAGTATAAGGCTGAGATAAAAACTGCTGATGCTCAAAAGTCTTATAAAGATGGGGTGACTGTATTAGTTACTGGATGCTTGACCGGCAAGGATAACTTGAAAAGGAAATTCTCACAATCGTTTTTCCTCGCCCCACAAGACAGCGGGTACTTTGTCTTGAATGATGTCTTTAGGTACATAGATGATGGAGACCTGTTGGAGAATCCTTCAGTTAATAAAGTTGATGATGTTAAGGTCCCATTAAACCCTGATCCTG AGCCAACTCATGTTCCTGCCCGTCCTGCACCAGATCCTGAAATTGTTCATGAGGAAGCAGCAGATCAAAATGTTGATGAGAAAGCTTATGACGCATCAGCCCATGACAGATCTGTTTTAGAACCCCCATCCCGTTCACATGAGAGTGATCTACCTTTGGAGATTGAATCAGCTTCTACAACAGCCGTAGATGATGCTCCAAAAAAGTCATATGCATCCATT GTCAAAGTAGCAAAAGGGAGTCCCAGACCGACTAGAGTTTATGTGCCAAGTAATGCAGTAAAAGTACCTTCTATTGAAACAGGAAATCAATCTCTTGGGTTGGCAGTCCTGGACCCAGTGTCTCAAACATCAGCCCCTAGTAGCACCAGTCCTCAAGAGAGTAGCAATGGCAGTGAAGAAG TTGAGGGTTACTCTATTTACATTAGAAATCTGCCCTTATCTGTTACGGATGCTGAGCTTGAGATAGAATTCAATAAATTTGGACCAATAAAGCAAGGAGGCGTACAAGTCAGAAATAACAAG CAACAAGGATACTGCTTTGGCTTTGTTGAATTTCAGTCTTTAAGTTCCATGAATAGTGCAATTCAG GCTTCACCAATCACTATTGGGGGACGACAGGCTGTTGTTGAAATAAAAAGAACTACTACTCGAG TTGGTGATAATGGAAGAGGAGGCAGGTTCCCTCCAGGAAGGGGTGGATTCCGGAGTGATAGCTTTAGAAGTCGTGGAAATTATGGTGGCGGTAGGAGCTTTGGTAGAAATGAGTATGCTAGCAGGGGTGAATTCTCTGGTCGAGGTAGGAGTTTGGGTGGGCATGGAGGAGATGGTTATCATCATGGCAGGGGAAGAAGCAGCCGTGCAAGTGGACCGAAACACAATGCTGCTGCAGGCTtagcgtga